A single Harpia harpyja isolate bHarHar1 chromosome 6, bHarHar1 primary haplotype, whole genome shotgun sequence DNA region contains:
- the PTHLH gene encoding parathyroid hormone-related protein isoform X2, with the protein MFTKLFQQWSFAVFLLSYSVPSYGRSVEGISRRLKRAVSEHQLLHDKGKSIQDLRRRIFLQNLIEGVNTAEIRATSEVSPNPKPATNTKNYPVRFGSEDEGRYLTQETNKSQTYKEQPLKVSGKKKKAKPGKRKEQEKKKRRARSAWLNSGMYGSSVTKSPLLDNSVTTHHHTLR; encoded by the exons ATGTTCACTAAACTCTTCCAGCAGTGGAGTTTCGCAGTGTTTCTCCTGAGTTATTCCGTGCCCTCTTACGGGAGATCAGTAGAAGGGATCAGCCGCAGACT cAAACGGGCTGTATCAGAGCACCAGCTATTGCATGACAAGGGCAAGTCAATCCAAGACTTACGAAGAAGAATATTCCTTCAAAATTTAATTGAAGGTGTCAACACTGCAGAAATCCGTGCAACTTCAGAGGTTTCACCTAACCCTAAGCCTGCTACCAACACGAAGAACTACCCTGTCCGATTTGGTAGTGAAGATGAGGGCAGATACCTAACTCAGGAGACAAACAAATCACAGACCTACAAGGAGCAGCCCCTGAAGGTAtcggggaagaaaaagaaagcaaagcctgGAAAACGTAaggaacaagagaagaaaaagaggcgAGCCCGCTCGGCTTGGCTAAATTCTGGCATGTATGGCAGCAGCGTGACCAAGAGCCCACTCTTGGACAACTCTGTTACTACACATCATCACACTTTAAGGTAA
- the PTHLH gene encoding parathyroid hormone-related protein isoform X1 encodes MFTKLFQQWSFAVFLLSYSVPSYGRSVEGISRRLKRAVSEHQLLHDKGKSIQDLRRRIFLQNLIEGVNTAEIRATSEVSPNPKPATNTKNYPVRFGSEDEGRYLTQETNKSQTYKEQPLKVSGKKKKAKPGKRKEQEKKKRRARSAWLNSGMYGSSVTKSPLLDNSVTTHHHTLRRR; translated from the exons ATGTTCACTAAACTCTTCCAGCAGTGGAGTTTCGCAGTGTTTCTCCTGAGTTATTCCGTGCCCTCTTACGGGAGATCAGTAGAAGGGATCAGCCGCAGACT cAAACGGGCTGTATCAGAGCACCAGCTATTGCATGACAAGGGCAAGTCAATCCAAGACTTACGAAGAAGAATATTCCTTCAAAATTTAATTGAAGGTGTCAACACTGCAGAAATCCGTGCAACTTCAGAGGTTTCACCTAACCCTAAGCCTGCTACCAACACGAAGAACTACCCTGTCCGATTTGGTAGTGAAGATGAGGGCAGATACCTAACTCAGGAGACAAACAAATCACAGACCTACAAGGAGCAGCCCCTGAAGGTAtcggggaagaaaaagaaagcaaagcctgGAAAACGTAaggaacaagagaagaaaaagaggcgAGCCCGCTCGGCTTGGCTAAATTCTGGCATGTATGGCAGCAGCGTGACCAAGAGCCCACTCTTGGACAACTCTGTTACTACACATCATCACACTTTAAG gaggCGCTGA